Proteins encoded together in one Carya illinoinensis cultivar Pawnee chromosome 3, C.illinoinensisPawnee_v1, whole genome shotgun sequence window:
- the LOC122304803 gene encoding uncharacterized protein LOC122304803 yields the protein MSKAYDCVEWNFLERVSMKLGFPCNLVNLIMKCVTLVSFSVLVNGNSIESFLPSRGIRQGDPLSLYLFLLCTEALIVLLKKAEMERTMKGIKICRGAPSINHMLFANDSIVFCNADVAMSINIQALLRKYELASGQMINKQKTAMTFSSNVPTNMRESIMAMWGGSMVQQYEKYLGLPPIVGKAKSVAFAEIKNRLAHNASYTWKGIWEARNMLQKGCQWRIGNGAKARIWQDIWVPGHYSLLSEESGNVERDLSARVVSLINEETHWWDVLRVRALFNPKVSSDILKILLSPGQHEDVWMWRHEKNGVFSVRSGYRFFKDLSKQEATESSTAILD from the exons ATGTCTAAAGCTTACGACTGTGTGGAATGGAATTTCCTGGAAAGAGTCTCGATGAAGTTGGGGTTCCCATGCAACTTGGTTAATCTCATCATGAAGTGTGTAACCttagtttccttttctgttttggTGAATGGTAACTCTATTGAATCTTTCCTTCCTTCTCGAGGAAttagacaaggggaccctttgTCTCTTTATCTATTCCTCTTATGCACTGAAGCTCTAATTGTTTTACTTAAAAAAGCTGAGATGGAGAGAACCATGAAGGGTATTAAAATCTGCAGGGGAGCACCTAGTATCAACCATATGCTCTTTGCTAATGACTCCATTGTATTCTGTAATGCGGATGTGGCCATGTCAATTAACATTCAAGCATTGTTGAGGAAGTATGAACTAGCCTCTGGCCAGATgatcaacaaacaaaaaactgcTATGACCTTTAGCTCTAATGTGCCTACAAATATGAGAGAATCAATTATGGCTATGTGGGGTGGGAGTATGGTGCAACAATACGAGAAATACCTTGGGTTACCTCCCATAGTTGGGAAAGCTAAATCTGTTGCCTTtgctgaaattaaaaataga TTGGCCCACAATGCTTCATACACTTGGAAAGGAATTTGGGAAGCTAGAAATATGCTGCAGAAAGGGTGTCAATGGAGAATTGGGAATGGAGCTAAGGCACGGATATGGCAAGACATCTGGGTTCCAGGCCACTATTCTTTGTTGAGTGAGGAGTCTGGTAATGTTGAGAGGGATCTCTCTGCAAGAGTTGTTTCTTTGATAAATGAAGAGACACATTGGTGGGATGTTTTAAGGGTTagagctctcttcaatccaaaagTATCTTCAGACATTCTGAAAATCCTCCTTAGTCCTGGCCAACATGAAGATGTATGGATGTGGAGGCATGAGAAAAATGGGGTATTCAGTGTTCGAAGTGGATATAGGTTCTTCAAAGATCTTTCAAAACAAGAAGCTACTGAGAGCTCTACTGCCATCCTAGACTAG
- the LOC122304804 gene encoding uncharacterized protein LOC122304804 has translation MRVPNKVRVFAWRLCKDSLPSKLNLCKRKILENTTCEFCNYPIEDISHGMLNCQDIKDAWKQLLPEYRINKWNIEHSLLSPMQTAHQAIGLQKTLTPPTSEPSYLMQKLGCWCAPPTGFCKINVDAALFFDLRKVGVGAVVSDERGNMLMAVNKVEHELNEPESVETLAMLRGLQFILHLEISKVVLESDCLLMVEALSTNTTLLSTQGNILQEIWDLLRLFDEHKVQHVVRSENK, from the exons ATGCGGGTACCCAATAAAGTTAGAGTGTTTGCATGGAGACTTTGCAAGGATAGTCTACCCTCCAAGCTAAACCTGTGTAAGAGGAAGATATTAGAGAATACTACATGCGAGTTCTGTAATTACCCCATTGAAGACATATCTCATGGCATGCTAAATTGCCAGGACATCAAAGATGCATGGAAACAATTATTACCCGAG TATAGGATAAATAAGTGGAACATTGAGCACTCCCTATTGAGTCCTATGCAGACTGCTCACCAAGCTATCGGGTTGCAAAAGACTCTAACCCCACCAACTTCTGAACCAAGCTACTTAATGCAGAAACTAGGTTGCTGGTGTGCCCCACCGACTGGGTTCTGCAAGATAAATGTGGATGCTGCTTTATTTTTTGACCTCAGGAAGGTTGGGGTAGGTGCTGTGGTTAGCGATGAGAGGGGAAATATGCTTATGGCTGTCAACAAAGTCGAACATGAGCTCAATGAACCAGAATCTGTTGAGACTTTAGCAATGTTACGAGGCCTTCAATTTATCTTGCATTTGGAGATTTCAAAGGTGGTGCTCGAGAGTGATTGTTTACTCATGGTCGAAGCCTTGTCTACAAACACAACACTTTTATCAACTCAAGGCAACATTTTACAGGAGATTTGGGACCTGCTCAGACTTTTTGATGAACACAAAGTTCAACATGTGGTTCGAAGTGAAAACAAGTAG
- the LOC122304802 gene encoding uncharacterized protein LOC122304802, whose translation MVTEGRVMEEELWVLYIKLSFTAKESAGVVVETGRLEDVRAQGEKSLMVRLLTERYFNREAFKQTMQRIWRPTKSVKFRDLTLGMMLVEFDDPRDKIRVLHGGPWTFNKKLVLTMKFEGHLQVHEVSMTIADFCVRIHDLPLIACNEYVGKLIGDTLVKVIEVDVDYDDLAWGEYMRVRLALDITKPLLRRKKISLGDHRKCWVRFTYERLSDFCYQCGRLGHSHRECDIWKSRSIDSEGDCLPYGQWLRVAPSAGWGANNHQHGQKDSATRKHPPPSPAALSKGHTQNSQEE comes from the coding sequence ATGGTTACGGAAGGAAGAGTCATGGAAGAAGAATTATGGGTGCTTTACATAAAACTTTCCTTTACTGCAAAGGAGTCAGCAGGGGTAGTGGTTGAAACAGGTCGGCTCGAGGATGTTAGAGCTCAAGGTGAGAAATCTTTGATGGTTAGGCTCCTCACGGAACGATATTTTAATCGGGAGGCATTTAAACAGACGATGCAGCGGATTTGGAGACCAACGAAAAGTGTTAAGTTCCGTGACCTAACTTTGGGCATGATGTTGGTGGAATTTGATGACCCTAGAGATAAGATACGAGTTCTTCACGGTGGCCCTTGGACTTTTAACAAAAAACTGGTGCTAACCATGAAGTTTGAGGGACATTTGCAGGTGCATGAAGTTTCCATGACAATAGCAGACTTTTGCGTTAGAATCCATGATTTACCACTGATTGCATGTAACGAATACGTTGGTAAATTGATTGGGGATACATTGGTTAAGGTTATTGAGGTGGATGTAGACTATGATGATTTAGCCTGGGGGGAGTATATGAGAGTTCGGCTAGCCTTGGACATCACGAAGCCCCTGTTACGGCGGAAGAAGATAAGCCTGGGTGACCACAGAAAATGTTGGGTTCGGTTTACTTATGAGAGGTTGTCGGATTTCTGCTACCAATGTGGACGGCTGGGGCACTCTCACCGTGAGTGTGACATATGGAAGTCTCGGAGTATAGATTCTGAAGGTGATTGCCTTCCCTATGGGCAATGGCTGAGGGTGGCGCCATCAGCCGGATGGGGAGCCAACAACCATCAGCACGGACAGAAGGATAGTGCCACTAGGAAGCATCCACCCCCAAGTCCTGCAGCACTCTCCAAGGGGCACACTCAAAATTCGCAGGAGGAATAA